A region from the Papaver somniferum cultivar HN1 unplaced genomic scaffold, ASM357369v1 unplaced-scaffold_22, whole genome shotgun sequence genome encodes:
- the LOC113340581 gene encoding probable apyrase 7 has translation MAFIRNAEKFSSASGPSISSGASSRVGTSHGHFYSTPRQKNNMRVSASLQDFSSYRKLDTEDLLIGIDYEQSAATHTEEETHPLKRENGIASFSKSKAFPGIPFTRKKMVRATMAVLGLVLFFSLILLGGRFLSNFWFQKASQFYVVLDCGSTGTRVYVYESSVDHQQGGSLPIVLKSLPEGLQSKSSSSSGRAYRRMETEPGLDKLVNNASGLNEAISPLLLWAEKQIPKHAHKSTSIFLYATGGVRRLPKSDSEWLLDNAWSILRNSSFLCHRDWVKIITGTEEAYYGWIALNYHMGMLGSIPPKETFGALDMGGSSLQVTFETKELVHEETSLNLSIGAVNHHLTAYSLSSYGLNDAFDKSVVYLLRKLPGISGMDPNKGNIELKHPCLQSGYREKYVCSHCSSLNGEGGSPVIGEGNMGKGGKRGIDIELIGAPNWEECSALAKRTVNSSEWSGVKPGVDCELQPCALSDGLPHPHGQFYAISGFFVVFRFFNLTSKPTLDNVLEKGKEYCEEIWEVAKNSVPPQPFIEQYCFRAPYIVSLLREGLHILDDQVIVGSGSITWTLGVALLNAGGSLSATMEHHSYIIFQTKIEPIVLYGALFISLILLVCFLSYIGNWMPRFLRRPYLPLSRHNSSTAIPSPFHLKHWSPINSGTKTPLSPTVIGSRQRPFSTGGLGDSDIQLSMGSFLHPSRVPHSYSSGSLKQMQFENNGAGSFWSPHRGQMQLQSRRSQSREDLISSLSEAQMGIDRMV, from the exons ATGGCGTTCATCAGAAATGCGGAGAAGTTTTCATCTGCAAGTGGACCATCTATATCTTCTGGAGCATCATCACGAGTAGGTACCAGTCATGGTCATTTCTATTCCACTCCGAGACAGAAGAATAATATGCGAGTATCGGCGTCTCTTCAAGACTTCTCAAGTTATCGTAAGCTTGATACAGAAGATCTTCTTATTGGCATTGACTATGAGCAAAGTGCAGCAACTCATACAGAAGAAGAGACTCATCCCTTGAAGAGAGAAAATGGTATTGCAAGTTTTTCAAAGAGCAAAGCCTTTCCTGGTATCCCATTTACTAGAAAGAAAATGGTGCGAGCAACCATGGCTGTTCTAGGCCTAGTCTTGTTCTTTTCCCTGATCCTATTGGGTGGAAGATTTCTCAGCAATTTTTGGTTTCAGAAAGCCTCACAGTTTTATGTGGTACTTGATTGTGGAAGCACTGGGACACGGGTTTATGTATATGAATCATCTGTTGATCACCAGCAAGGTGGAAGTCTTCCCATTGTCTTAAAATCCTTACCTGAAGGTCTACAAAGTAAATCTAGTTCATCAAGCGGGCGTGCTTACCGTAGAATGGAGACTGAGCCTGGGCTTGATAAGCTAGTAAACAATGCATCAGGTTTGAATGAAGCTATAAGCCCGCTTCTTCTGTGGGCAGAGAAGCAAATACCTAAGCATGCACATAAGAGTACTTCTATCTTCCTCTACGCGACTGGTGGAGTTCGCAGGCTACCCAAATCTGATTCAGAATGGCTTCTAGATAATGCATGGTCCATACTAAGGAATTCATCATTCTTGTGTCATAGAGACTGGGTTAAGATAATCACTGGAACAGAGGAAGCTTATTATGGATGGATAGCTCTTAATTATCATATGGGCATGCTTGGGTCAATACCTCCAAAAGAAACATTTGGTGCACTTGATATGGGGGGTTCTTCTTTACAAGTTACTTTTGAGACGAAGGAACTTGTGCACGAGGAGACTAGTTTAAACTTAAGTATTGGAGCTGTTAATCATCACCTTACTGCTTATTCTCTTTCAAGCTATGGTCTGAATGATGCTTTTGATAAATCGGTTGTTTATCTGCTGAGGAAGCTCCCTGGGATTAGTGGTATGGATCCCAACAAAGGAAATATCGAACTCAAGCACCCATGTCTGCAGTCCGGTTACAGAGAGAAATATGTATGTTCCCACTGTTCCTCATTGAATGGAGAAGGTGGGAGTCCTGTAATTGGCGAAGGTAATATGGGTAAAGGTGGGAAACGCGGAATAGATATCGAGCTGATTGGTGCTCCAAATTGGGAAGAATGTAGTGCACTTGCAAAACGTACAGTGAATTCGTCTGAATGGTCGGGAGTGAAACCAGGAGTTGATTGTGAGCTGCAACCTTGTGCTCTTAGTGATGGTTTGCCTCACCCACATGGGCAATTTTACGCCATTTCTGGATTCTTTGTGGTATTCCGGTTTTTCAACTTGACCTCAAAACCGACACTGGATAATGTATTGGAGAAGGGCAAGGAGTATTGTGAAGAAATATGGGAAGTTGCAAAGAACAGTGTCCCTCCACAACCTTTCATAGAACAGTATTGCTTTAGAGCACCCTACATCGTGTCATTGTTGAGAGAGGGCCTGCATATACTGGATGACCAAGTGATTGTTGGTTCTGGTAGTATTACTTGGACACTCGGGGTTGCTCTGTTGAATGCTGGAGGATCATTGTCAGCTACAATGGAGCATCACAGTTACATAATATTCCAGACGAAGATAGAGCCAATTGTTCTCTATGGTGCATTGTTCATATCACTGATACTTCTAGTGTGCTTCTTGTCATATATTGGGAATTGGATGCCGAGATTTTTGCGTAGACCTTATTTACCACTTTCTAGACATAACAGCTCAACGGCTATTCCATCTCCTTTCCATTTGAAGCACTGGAGTCCTATCAATTCGG GAACAAAGACACCACTGAGCCCTACAGTTATTGGTTCTAGACAGAGACCCTTCAGCACAGGGGGACTAGGTGACAGCGATATCCAGCTCTCTATGGGTTCTTTCTTACACCCATCACGTGTACCACATAGTTATTCTTCTGGTAGCTTGAAACAGATGCAATTCGAAAATAACGGTGCAGGTTCCTTTTGGAGCCCTCATAGAGGCCAGATGCAGCTCCAGAGCAGGAGATCACAATCCAGAGAAGACCTTATTTCTTCCCTGAGTGAAGCACAGATGGGGATTGACAGGATGGTCTAA